In the Victivallis sp. Marseille-Q1083 genome, one interval contains:
- a CDS encoding type II secretion system protein codes for MKKNFTLIELLVVIAIISILASMLLPALAKAKAKALEIKCVGNLKQIGLANQLYAGDYDDYFVNRPWNSFTINWVAPADQIAQMMLAEYTGGMEDLKNNRDNVFVCPASTITGGTDIGGIKYWVGYGLNYHIHQTKGWKEPEPQKLTASYIEQPSNTAHFLCYNQYIADSPYGGDNDRWQTLEHGKNRCAVFLDASARSLSYNEWLAKSPETAAMYVYSPLWWGSYDIR; via the coding sequence ATGAAGAAGAATTTTACGTTGATTGAACTCTTGGTCGTAATCGCAATAATCTCGATTCTTGCCAGCATGCTGCTGCCGGCGCTGGCCAAAGCGAAAGCCAAGGCGCTGGAAATCAAATGTGTCGGCAATCTCAAGCAGATCGGTTTGGCGAATCAGCTCTATGCCGGCGATTACGACGATTATTTCGTCAACCGGCCGTGGAACAGTTTTACGATCAACTGGGTGGCGCCGGCTGACCAGATTGCTCAGATGATGCTGGCGGAATATACCGGCGGGATGGAAGACCTGAAGAACAATCGCGACAATGTTTTCGTTTGCCCGGCCAGCACCATCACCGGCGGCACCGATATCGGCGGCATCAAGTACTGGGTCGGTTACGGGTTGAACTATCATATTCACCAGACGAAAGGCTGGAAAGAGCCGGAGCCGCAGAAGTTGACCGCTTCCTATATCGAGCAGCCGAGCAATACCGCTCATTTTCTCTGCTACAATCAGTATATTGCCGATTCTCCGTACGGCGGCGACAACGATCGCTGGCAGACGCTGGAACACGGCAAGAATCGTTGCGCGGTGTTTTTGGACGCCTCGGCCCGCAGCCTATCGTACAACGAGTGGCTGGCGAAATCGCCGGAAACCGCGGCAATGTATGTATATTCGCCGTTGTGGTGGGGCAGCTACGACATTCGCTGA
- a CDS encoding GntR family transcriptional regulator, producing the protein MMEVLEKDIAIPLARQLYDILTGRIASGYYPVGRKLDSVRNLRDEFKVSTTVINQTLDLLERDQLIVRVPAKGIFISRCNTVANKPLRVIVVFPEVGILPEVLPVGNWHANNEIYRGMLEVGFANNTHIHLEYFPEPEDSFALNGQLQRLSGYDAAIFYGDQRRKLRSIAGNEVAVVAAVQFGGPAEYYEHELAVGYSDEELVECLVNGIRGRGYRKCGCISVPAWEDDVAFLHWRMMEYCRLGQAAGLEMPEDALLEVALPTVTAEDEIVEFLRREKPDFLFYNGDDLKLLYNAVSKLSLLPGRDIDFMYIGASSLCPVCSHVAPSYREIGREMISRIVDYCRRERPIPSERIFLPPRIVSGNSTGWSINS; encoded by the coding sequence ATGATGGAAGTTTTGGAAAAAGACATCGCCATTCCGTTGGCCAGGCAGTTGTACGATATTTTGACCGGTCGTATCGCTTCCGGCTATTATCCGGTCGGCCGCAAGCTGGACAGCGTCCGCAATCTGCGGGATGAGTTCAAAGTCAGCACCACGGTGATCAACCAGACGCTGGATTTGCTGGAACGCGATCAACTGATCGTCCGGGTTCCGGCCAAGGGAATCTTCATCAGCCGGTGCAATACGGTGGCCAACAAGCCGTTGCGGGTGATCGTGGTTTTCCCGGAAGTGGGGATTCTGCCGGAAGTGCTGCCGGTCGGCAACTGGCATGCCAACAATGAAATTTATCGCGGCATGCTGGAGGTCGGGTTTGCGAACAACACCCATATCCATCTGGAATATTTTCCGGAGCCGGAAGACAGCTTCGCGCTGAACGGCCAGTTGCAGCGGCTGTCCGGCTACGATGCGGCGATCTTCTACGGCGACCAGCGCCGCAAGCTGCGTTCCATTGCCGGCAACGAGGTGGCGGTGGTGGCGGCGGTCCAGTTCGGCGGTCCGGCGGAGTATTATGAGCATGAGCTGGCGGTCGGTTACAGTGATGAGGAACTGGTCGAATGCCTGGTCAATGGTATAAGAGGGCGCGGTTATCGCAAATGCGGATGTATTTCGGTGCCGGCCTGGGAAGATGACGTCGCCTTTCTCCACTGGCGGATGATGGAATATTGCCGGTTGGGGCAGGCGGCCGGTTTGGAAATGCCGGAGGACGCGTTGCTGGAGGTGGCTTTGCCGACCGTGACGGCGGAGGACGAGATTGTCGAATTCCTGCGGCGGGAAAAGCCTGATTTCCTGTTCTACAACGGCGATGATCTGAAATTGTTGTACAACGCGGTTTCGAAATTGAGTCTGCTGCCCGGCAGGGATATCGATTTCATGTACATCGGAGCGTCGTCGCTCTGCCCGGTCTGCAGCCATGTGGCGCCGTCCTACCGGGAAATCGGCCGGGAGATGATCAGCCGGATCGTCGATTACTGCCGCCGGGAACGGCCGATACCGTCGGAAAGAATATTTTTGCCGCCGCGAATTGTCTCCGGTAATTCAACCGGTTGGTCGATAAATAGTTGA
- a CDS encoding glycosyl hydrolase family 28-related protein, whose protein sequence is MVKITIAALLTVCLAGAVWAARFDVRDFGARGDGVADDTAAIQKTLNAAAGDETFVMVGRMDGAWHGWGGDGCFGEVYFPAGTYRISRTLVYPSENSRARKLALTGAEGAAIIQSDPGADIFFFNVIMRLRLSGLLLDGGRIQLNCWTDNVDMTTIFIDRCRFEGALQDAVCCRVPAETAGKPAPYRVRWREGVPVLLPWQEEFYNSTLLEISHCEFNDCGKVMNTSCDLTVVRDSTIRTPEHQTGPVFNVKNHLYLYRVSAEGSGRPAGHPYWIDLSVTCENKALLFVDQCEFANTGDAGWCLVRSTVTPGYIPSAIRIADTTVRSAGSPEAAIVYLAEGTTPNILSLRRVVDPTGEPVRAVAYGRELSEREFGEKLCHYKHFNRPRINFGFGVSDCSANISPELAGGAAAFRQEPIPAGVLSAVTVPEVELSFSDLDEAFPAMIDAEAFGVGKESVTDQCSAVEAALAEAARRAPATVIFPAGTIRLTRTVSVPDQVRLTCRGSNLFTMDPDCRQPLFRAAGNRVNVWENLGFVNGSVAVAVESPGDGEYLFDHCTFYDQTDCAVRGMGPDGAKDDSRLKLTRSRFITMRALESNLAHKEFSASWLYSDARLNDSAFAGNLGGELLARHLLAVPILPRTELNDGRVSTGKFEDRPWGNNVRWFDNYGKFESSGSRYGGEFCGMSPVYNFSASGSIYITEGFSYHGNRNIRQVIVHCEAVPRLLVLEDLSCGAEARDAGHIAGISQRLPDGSEAESAAGIPLYVSNLLMHEP, encoded by the coding sequence ATGGTTAAGATAACGATTGCTGCGCTGTTGACCGTTTGCCTGGCGGGAGCTGTTTGGGCGGCGCGCTTTGATGTGCGGGACTTCGGAGCCCGGGGCGATGGCGTCGCCGATGATACTGCCGCGATCCAGAAAACCCTGAACGCGGCCGCCGGGGACGAGACGTTCGTCATGGTGGGACGGATGGACGGCGCCTGGCATGGCTGGGGCGGGGACGGCTGCTTCGGTGAAGTTTATTTCCCGGCAGGAACCTACCGGATCAGCCGCACCCTGGTTTATCCGTCCGAAAACTCCCGGGCGCGCAAACTTGCCCTGACCGGCGCAGAGGGGGCGGCGATCATCCAGAGTGACCCCGGGGCGGATATCTTTTTCTTCAATGTAATCATGCGGCTGCGCCTTTCCGGGCTGTTGCTGGACGGCGGCAGAATCCAGTTGAATTGTTGGACCGATAATGTCGATATGACGACCATTTTCATCGATCGCTGCCGCTTCGAAGGCGCCTTGCAGGATGCGGTCTGCTGCCGGGTGCCGGCCGAGACCGCAGGAAAGCCGGCGCCCTACCGGGTCAGGTGGCGGGAAGGCGTGCCCGTGCTTTTGCCGTGGCAGGAGGAATTCTATAACTCGACTTTGCTGGAGATTTCACACTGTGAATTCAACGACTGCGGTAAGGTGATGAATACTTCGTGCGACCTCACGGTGGTCCGGGATTCGACGATCAGAACCCCGGAACATCAGACCGGGCCGGTCTTCAACGTCAAGAACCACCTTTACCTGTACCGGGTGAGCGCGGAAGGCTCGGGCCGCCCGGCCGGCCATCCTTACTGGATCGATCTCTCCGTCACCTGCGAAAACAAAGCGCTGCTCTTCGTGGACCAATGTGAATTTGCCAACACCGGCGACGCGGGGTGGTGCCTGGTCCGCTCGACGGTGACTCCGGGGTATATCCCGAGCGCCATCCGCATTGCCGATACCACGGTCAGAAGCGCGGGTTCGCCCGAAGCGGCAATCGTCTATCTGGCGGAGGGAACGACGCCCAATATTTTAAGCCTGCGGCGGGTGGTCGATCCTACCGGGGAGCCGGTACGGGCCGTCGCTTACGGCCGGGAACTGAGCGAGCGGGAATTCGGGGAGAAGCTCTGCCATTATAAACATTTCAACCGTCCCCGGATCAATTTCGGTTTCGGGGTCTCGGATTGTTCCGCCAATATTTCGCCCGAATTGGCCGGAGGCGCAGCGGCTTTCCGGCAGGAGCCGATTCCGGCCGGGGTTCTTTCGGCGGTCACGGTGCCGGAAGTCGAACTGTCATTTTCCGATCTCGATGAAGCTTTCCCGGCGATGATCGACGCGGAAGCCTTCGGCGTAGGGAAGGAGTCTGTAACGGATCAGTGCTCCGCGGTCGAAGCCGCTCTCGCCGAGGCGGCTCGCCGGGCGCCGGCCACCGTGATCTTTCCGGCCGGGACCATTCGGCTGACCCGTACCGTTTCCGTGCCGGATCAAGTGCGGTTGACCTGCCGCGGCTCCAATCTTTTCACGATGGATCCCGATTGCCGGCAGCCGCTTTTCCGGGCGGCGGGCAACCGGGTCAATGTCTGGGAAAATTTGGGCTTTGTGAACGGTTCGGTCGCGGTGGCGGTGGAGTCGCCGGGCGACGGCGAATATCTCTTTGACCACTGCACTTTCTACGACCAGACCGACTGCGCCGTCCGGGGCATGGGACCGGATGGGGCGAAGGATGATTCCAGGCTCAAGCTGACCCGCAGTCGCTTCATCACGATGCGGGCGCTGGAAAGCAACCTGGCGCACAAGGAGTTCAGTGCGAGCTGGCTCTACAGTGACGCACGGTTGAACGATTCGGCCTTTGCGGGCAATCTCGGCGGCGAATTGCTGGCCCGGCATTTACTGGCGGTACCGATTCTGCCCCGCACCGAATTGAACGACGGCCGGGTCTCTACCGGCAAATTCGAGGACAGGCCCTGGGGCAACAACGTGCGCTGGTTCGATAATTACGGCAAATTCGAGAGTTCCGGTTCGCGTTACGGCGGTGAATTCTGTGGCATGAGTCCGGTTTATAACTTCTCGGCGTCGGGCAGTATTTATATAACCGAAGGATTTTCCTACCACGGCAACCGTAATATCCGGCAGGTCATCGTCCACTGCGAAGCCGTACCCCGGCTGTTGGTGCTTGAAGACCTTTCCTGCGGCGCCGAAGCCCGCGATGCCGGCCATATCGCCGGAATCAGCCAACGGCTGCCCGACGGTTCTGAAGCCGAGAGTGCGGCGGGAATTCCACTCTATGTTTCAAATCTTCTGATGCACGAGCCGTAA
- a CDS encoding type II secretion system protein, protein MNVRRMPLGSKAGSAKPEGIFTLIELLVVIAIISILASMLLPALSRARAAAQSIKCISNLKQLGFAHIMYQNDHNDQCVPWQKWFDGDNPYGYNWSWILWDGAYVTANLLFTCPTGWGNVTKVEGCDVSVAADLDNPWTFGRLSYGYNRAYLGGGEGYSPVRYLFTAKASNAKAPARKLVLSEVKGDGGDGVSFFCWFNSPWSYIETPHNNASNNLWMDGLVEAMKNAKNELVSDNIHYYQNPEHE, encoded by the coding sequence ATGAATGTCCGGAGAATGCCGTTGGGAAGCAAAGCGGGGAGCGCAAAGCCGGAAGGAATTTTCACTTTGATTGAATTGCTGGTAGTTATTGCTATTATTTCAATACTTGCCAGCATGCTGCTGCCGGCGCTGTCCAGGGCGCGCGCCGCGGCCCAGTCGATCAAATGCATCTCGAACCTGAAGCAACTGGGCTTTGCCCACATCATGTACCAGAATGATCACAACGACCAGTGTGTGCCGTGGCAGAAATGGTTTGACGGCGACAATCCCTACGGCTACAACTGGAGCTGGATCTTATGGGATGGCGCTTATGTCACCGCCAATTTGCTGTTCACCTGCCCGACCGGCTGGGGGAATGTGACCAAAGTGGAAGGCTGTGACGTTTCCGTCGCCGCCGATCTGGACAATCCGTGGACATTTGGCCGATTGAGCTACGGATACAATCGGGCCTACCTGGGAGGCGGAGAAGGATACAGTCCGGTTCGCTATCTGTTTACCGCGAAGGCTTCCAATGCCAAAGCTCCCGCCCGCAAATTGGTGCTCTCCGAGGTGAAAGGCGACGGGGGAGACGGCGTCAGCTTCTTCTGCTGGTTCAACTCGCCGTGGAGTTATATCGAAACGCCGCACAATAACGCCAGCAACAATCTGTGGATGGACGGGCTCGTCGAGGCAATGAAAAACGCCAAAAATGAATTGGTTTCCGATAATATCCATTATTACCAGAATCCGGAACATGAATGA
- a CDS encoding LacI family DNA-binding transcriptional regulator, translating into MAVTIYDIAQRANLSHSAVSMALRGSTRVSEATRLRVRALAEAMGYQPNFFARGLKSADTKIIAAVMPLNAQPSSELVLTIQQQCLASGYHVVWQNLTPELEDQRRIFGLLTQGIFDAALVMMYAYAPLRDLVRKFVDSGKPMVVIGPPHDLPDDSGVMEVCIDGGRAVRSATRLLLEQGHRCIAHVVHTPMTPSEKDSHAAIVETLRAAGVDDWDPEYRFLYSPDGNDLQDGFRCARELIDRRSRITAVECPNDLFGIGFMHAVFAAGLRVPEDISILGSNNLAQADYCQVPLTSIDIKYREAAVLGCRMLQRKLKKPSTRSPGDRIVLSSEVVLRNSIGPVRPQVELAAN; encoded by the coding sequence ATGGCGGTTACGATTTATGACATTGCCCAGCGGGCGAATCTGAGTCATTCGGCGGTCAGTATGGCGTTGCGCGGCTCGACCCGGGTCAGCGAGGCTACCCGGCTGCGGGTGCGGGCGCTGGCGGAGGCGATGGGGTACCAGCCTAATTTTTTTGCCCGCGGCTTGAAAAGTGCCGACACCAAGATCATTGCGGCGGTGATGCCGTTGAACGCGCAGCCGTCCAGTGAACTGGTTCTGACTATCCAGCAGCAATGCCTGGCCAGCGGTTATCACGTGGTGTGGCAGAATTTGACGCCGGAGCTGGAGGATCAGCGCCGGATTTTCGGCCTGCTGACCCAGGGAATTTTCGATGCGGCGTTGGTGATGATGTACGCTTATGCGCCGTTGCGCGATCTGGTCCGGAAATTCGTAGATTCGGGGAAGCCGATGGTGGTAATCGGTCCGCCGCACGATCTGCCGGACGATTCGGGGGTGATGGAAGTGTGCATCGACGGCGGCCGGGCGGTTCGGTCGGCAACCCGATTGCTGCTGGAGCAGGGACATCGTTGCATCGCCCACGTGGTGCATACGCCGATGACGCCGTCGGAAAAGGACAGCCATGCGGCAATCGTGGAAACCTTGCGCGCCGCTGGCGTCGACGACTGGGACCCGGAGTACCGTTTCCTTTATTCTCCGGACGGCAACGACCTGCAGGATGGCTTCCGCTGTGCCCGGGAATTGATCGACAGGCGTTCCCGGATCACCGCGGTGGAATGTCCCAACGATCTCTTCGGCATCGGTTTCATGCACGCAGTTTTTGCCGCCGGCTTGCGGGTGCCGGAGGATATTTCGATTTTAGGCTCGAACAATCTGGCCCAGGCGGACTATTGTCAGGTTCCGCTGACCTCGATCGACATCAAATATCGCGAAGCTGCCGTTCTGGGCTGCCGGATGCTGCAGAGGAAGCTGAAAAAACCGTCAACCCGTTCGCCTGGCGATCGAATTGTTCTGTCGAGCGAAGTGGTGTTGCGCAATTCAATCGGTCCGGTCCGGCCTCAGGTCGAACTGGCCGCCAATTAA
- a CDS encoding beta-galactosidase gives MKKITILLLGLSGLCLTGRAEVAKIETAEGPRYRLANEYLEVIVDPACGGRIESMKQPGHPELLSADTPERTPAGSGIGQERLVMVGHGNVRQTEAAPWRVTATADDGVYSSITLENDDSPLHLVKTYRLPHDAASVRVDYAVDNPTDTNFFGKLWFVTVPFPAGTEQMRYYYPRGLRAGWADFFTGRPALEPVRWPEQTGDILTNETAAGWAAGINDAGIGILLEPDYADLLSFYNFLPNDGPGQSTLEFLTPELKIRPLSVGKAMMNTRPEMKDPLFDFIYRTGYTVMPLAGLETVDAADNRIAAMFRRDGETVTIRLLSDRDYPALTLRCGGAERNIALKALEPAEFAMPLTEEDQVAVTLNDPSGVVVAELTKNFDPAVRQQPKTAKNSLFVNIVEHAGFFKEFSPEIVRWAADTERPLKILIVTTAWSHHDIGELEVRGNLEMDLVEVGYPDWFVFNQHDNRGWVAPESLSYLRRVLQKEHDVILIGASCRWHAFPEDTREQILQQVADGTGLVYVDSLDGVDQLGLPLEYDEAATLELNRAVPFDHLKAIRRDPSPEAMPLKVYSSGKGKVISVEYCLNQNSREWQIQSFGLIPAPKFGTECTFNYYDYHFSQLLRALRLAAGDRPEDRLVAVAPEKDTLTVTVAADEAAPAELVWETRDKFGRKVAEQQQEVTLQAPESQFQLALLPEKMQLDGDYFYDVFLKRNGHTADWFSAVENRPAVCAMEEFALDKLAWQPGETVTGRLRLRGDWNNTEVSLVAKDRYGRTLGTQKIIPAGPEEKVAIEFETAPATVLSEVTAELRRDGVMLDRAAASVTLPLPERPRLTFTIWGCNANYYSDEYYRILADAGFDEVIGDNVLLTNPEQQKKSAESALRSRLNYIPLGIHWLTLHNLEELKWVERNPCLRNPEYLTEMYHNVGEGVKLLADYRPNSYFIADENSLGIGDWSHDLCQSPWCLAAFREMLQKRYGTVEVLNAAWNTRLADWEAVRPFTHAEATAQDNFLPWIAHRIFMFGAFSGAVKNQYEAMKAVDPAGNLAISGMTITNMYVGYNWHDSMKYLSRVIAYDQDNSGTDDLLRSFERPGTQLGVWTGYNRPIPYVREMTYREILSGLSGNGNFASGFLMRHGDMKLTDYGKETAAMIAEIKSSGLDVITEPANRRSSPFAILFSIPSLVISGAGDTKETESRFRLYPRNFGSWTALIGNIGFQGPRVVDPLDLDKLDPAETPFLILPLAQGLSDADLQNILTFVERGGRLIADSLPGVCDDDGTRREDNPLAELFGVEAAFRPAAAGENLKIDGSQSVLELADPAIVLKGGVPADAAEKRILIGRNGHLLLNVLAGNYGAIRADGRKADPAVEFFRQAFELAGVPDDWSLRLPPATEAMRYRLDGNEYLGLTRMEGDKRERNDAVLQFDRQYYIYDLLAHQELAVADRLDLTLEPLGVKVLALLPEPTQPFSLELERDGRCVKAVITSPGPAGIYRLEVFEPNGTPYWPSTGNHGIRERGEIVVDPGLTPSPGEWTFRVINLLDGTTMEEVIDF, from the coding sequence ATGAAGAAAATTACTATCTTGCTGCTCGGCCTGTCGGGCCTTTGCCTGACCGGCCGGGCGGAGGTTGCGAAGATCGAAACGGCGGAAGGTCCGCGTTATCGTCTGGCCAACGAATATTTGGAAGTGATTGTCGATCCGGCCTGCGGCGGCAGGATCGAATCGATGAAGCAGCCGGGGCATCCGGAATTGCTTTCGGCGGATACGCCGGAACGGACTCCGGCCGGCAGCGGCATCGGCCAGGAACGGCTGGTGATGGTGGGGCACGGCAACGTCCGGCAGACCGAAGCCGCTCCCTGGCGGGTGACGGCGACGGCGGACGATGGTGTGTACAGCTCCATCACGCTGGAAAATGATGATTCGCCGCTGCATTTGGTCAAGACTTACCGTCTGCCCCACGATGCCGCCTCGGTGCGGGTGGATTATGCGGTCGACAATCCGACCGACACGAATTTCTTCGGCAAACTCTGGTTTGTTACCGTGCCGTTCCCGGCCGGTACGGAGCAGATGCGTTACTATTATCCCCGCGGCTTGCGGGCCGGCTGGGCGGATTTCTTCACCGGCCGTCCGGCGCTGGAGCCGGTCCGTTGGCCGGAACAGACCGGCGATATCTTGACCAACGAAACCGCCGCCGGCTGGGCTGCCGGCATCAATGACGCCGGGATCGGTATATTGCTGGAGCCGGATTACGCCGATTTGTTGAGTTTTTACAACTTTCTGCCGAACGATGGCCCCGGCCAGAGCACGCTGGAGTTCCTGACGCCCGAATTGAAGATCCGGCCGCTGTCGGTCGGCAAAGCGATGATGAATACCCGGCCGGAAATGAAGGATCCGCTGTTCGATTTCATCTACCGGACCGGTTATACGGTGATGCCGCTGGCCGGTCTGGAAACGGTCGACGCGGCGGACAACCGCATCGCGGCGATGTTCCGGCGCGACGGGGAGACGGTGACGATACGGCTGCTGAGTGACCGCGATTATCCGGCGCTGACGCTGCGTTGCGGCGGTGCGGAGCGGAATATCGCGTTGAAAGCGCTCGAGCCGGCCGAATTTGCCATGCCGCTGACCGAGGAGGACCAGGTGGCGGTGACGCTGAACGATCCGTCCGGAGTCGTGGTGGCCGAATTGACGAAGAATTTCGATCCCGCCGTCCGGCAGCAGCCGAAGACGGCCAAGAATTCACTTTTTGTCAATATCGTGGAGCATGCCGGATTTTTCAAGGAATTCTCGCCGGAAATCGTCCGCTGGGCGGCCGATACCGAACGGCCGTTGAAGATTTTGATCGTCACCACCGCCTGGAGCCATCACGATATCGGCGAACTGGAAGTGCGCGGCAATTTGGAAATGGATTTGGTGGAGGTCGGTTATCCGGACTGGTTCGTTTTCAATCAGCACGACAACCGCGGCTGGGTCGCGCCGGAGTCCCTGTCATATTTGCGCCGGGTTCTCCAGAAGGAGCACGATGTCATCCTGATCGGGGCGTCGTGCCGCTGGCATGCGTTTCCGGAGGACACCAGGGAACAGATCCTGCAGCAGGTGGCGGATGGAACCGGACTGGTGTATGTCGATTCGCTCGATGGCGTCGACCAGCTTGGTTTGCCGCTGGAATACGATGAAGCGGCGACGCTGGAACTGAATCGGGCGGTGCCGTTCGACCATTTGAAAGCGATCCGTCGCGATCCGTCGCCGGAGGCGATGCCGTTGAAAGTTTACTCCAGCGGCAAGGGCAAGGTCATTTCGGTAGAATATTGTCTGAATCAGAATTCGCGTGAATGGCAGATTCAGAGTTTCGGTCTGATCCCGGCTCCGAAGTTCGGGACGGAATGCACCTTCAATTACTATGACTATCATTTTTCTCAACTGCTGCGGGCGTTGCGGCTGGCTGCCGGCGACCGTCCGGAGGACCGGCTGGTGGCGGTGGCGCCGGAAAAAGACACTTTGACCGTAACGGTGGCGGCAGATGAGGCCGCTCCGGCCGAACTGGTCTGGGAAACGCGCGATAAATTCGGCCGGAAAGTGGCCGAACAGCAGCAGGAAGTGACGCTTCAGGCGCCGGAATCGCAATTCCAGTTGGCATTGCTGCCGGAAAAAATGCAGTTGGACGGCGATTACTTTTACGATGTTTTCCTGAAACGGAACGGCCATACCGCCGACTGGTTCTCCGCGGTGGAAAACCGTCCGGCCGTTTGCGCCATGGAGGAGTTCGCGCTGGATAAACTGGCCTGGCAGCCGGGAGAAACCGTCACCGGCCGGTTGCGGCTGCGCGGCGATTGGAACAATACGGAAGTCAGCCTGGTGGCGAAAGACCGTTACGGCCGGACGCTGGGTACGCAGAAGATCATCCCTGCCGGGCCGGAGGAGAAGGTCGCCATCGAGTTTGAAACGGCGCCGGCGACCGTGCTCAGTGAAGTGACGGCGGAATTGCGGCGCGACGGCGTCATGCTCGACCGGGCCGCCGCCAGCGTCACCTTGCCGCTGCCGGAGCGGCCGCGGCTGACCTTTACCATCTGGGGGTGCAATGCCAATTATTACAGTGATGAATACTACCGGATTCTGGCCGATGCCGGTTTCGATGAGGTGATCGGCGACAATGTGTTGCTGACCAATCCGGAACAGCAGAAAAAAAGCGCCGAATCGGCGCTGCGGAGCCGTTTGAATTATATTCCGCTCGGGATTCACTGGCTGACGCTGCACAATCTCGAAGAGTTGAAATGGGTCGAACGCAATCCGTGCCTCCGCAATCCGGAGTATCTGACTGAAATGTACCATAACGTCGGCGAAGGCGTGAAATTGCTGGCCGACTATCGACCGAATTCCTATTTCATCGCCGATGAAAATTCGCTTGGAATCGGCGACTGGTCGCACGATCTGTGCCAATCGCCGTGGTGTCTGGCCGCCTTCCGGGAAATGCTGCAGAAACGCTATGGTACGGTTGAAGTGCTCAACGCGGCCTGGAATACCCGATTGGCCGATTGGGAAGCGGTACGGCCGTTCACCCATGCCGAAGCGACGGCGCAGGACAACTTTCTGCCGTGGATCGCTCACCGGATTTTTATGTTCGGCGCTTTTTCCGGCGCGGTCAAAAATCAGTATGAGGCGATGAAGGCGGTCGATCCGGCCGGCAATCTGGCGATCTCCGGCATGACGATAACCAATATGTATGTCGGCTACAACTGGCACGACAGCATGAAGTACCTGTCCCGGGTCATCGCTTACGACCAGGACAATTCCGGCACTGACGATCTGCTGCGCAGCTTTGAAAGGCCGGGAACGCAGTTGGGCGTCTGGACCGGTTACAACCGTCCGATTCCTTATGTCCGGGAGATGACCTACCGGGAAATTCTGTCCGGATTGTCCGGCAACGGCAATTTCGCCTCCGGTTTCCTGATGCGCCACGGCGATATGAAATTGACCGATTACGGCAAGGAAACGGCGGCGATGATCGCCGAGATCAAGTCCTCCGGTCTGGACGTGATCACCGAACCGGCCAACCGGCGGTCGTCGCCGTTCGCCATCCTCTTTTCGATCCCGTCGCTGGTGATCAGCGGCGCGGGGGATACGAAGGAGACGGAATCGCGTTTCCGCCTTTATCCGCGGAATTTCGGCAGTTGGACCGCGCTGATCGGCAATATCGGTTTCCAGGGCCCCCGCGTCGTCGATCCGCTTGACCTGGACAAGCTGGACCCGGCGGAAACGCCGTTCCTGATCCTGCCGCTGGCCCAGGGACTGAGCGATGCCGATTTGCAGAATATCCTGACGTTTGTCGAGCGCGGCGGCCGGTTGATTGCCGATTCCCTGCCGGGCGTCTGCGACGACGACGGGACCAGGCGGGAAGACAATCCGCTGGCGGAACTTTTCGGCGTCGAAGCCGCCTTCCGGCCGGCTGCCGCCGGGGAAAACTTGAAGATTGACGGCAGTCAATCGGTGCTGGAACTGGCCGATCCGGCCATCGTCCTGAAGGGCGGAGTGCCGGCCGATGCGGCGGAAAAGCGTATTTTGATCGGCCGGAATGGCCATCTGCTGTTGAATGTGCTGGCGGGCAATTACGGAGCGATCCGGGCCGACGGCCGGAAAGCCGATCCTGCCGTCGAATTTTTCCGGCAGGCTTTCGAACTTGCCGGCGTGCCGGATGACTGGTCGCTGCGGTTGCCGCCGGCGACGGAAGCGATGCGCTACCGGCTCGACGGCAATGAATACCTCGGTCTGACCCGCATGGAGGGCGACAAACGGGAACGCAACGATGCCGTGCTGCAATTCGACCGCCAGTATTATATTTATGACTTGCTGGCGCACCAGGAACTGGCGGTTGCCGACCGGCTGGATTTGACGCTGGAACCGCTCGGCGTCAAAGTGCTGGCGCTGCTGCCGGAGCCGACGCAGCCGTTTTCGCTGGAGCTGGAACGGGATGGCCGCTGCGTCAAGGCCGTCATTACCAGTCCGGGACCGGCCGGGATCTACCGCCTGGAAGTGTTTGAGCCGAATGGTACGCCCTATTGGCCTTCCACCGGCAATCACGGCATCCGGGAACGGGGTGAAATTGTCGTCGATCCCGGCTTGACGCCGTCGCCGGGCGAATGGACGTTCCGGGTGATCAACCTGCTGGACGGCACGACGATGGAGGAGGTCATCGATTTCTGA